From the genome of Legionella beliardensis:
TATAGTTTTCTGACTTAGTTTTTTCTGCTTTATTGTCATCGTTATTTAATTTATGTGCTTTAAACATACCTATCCTTTTACGTAAAAAAAGAGAGTCCACTTAATATTTACTTAAGGTTTATTATTTATCATTTTGCCTAAGTTATATTAGCTATCATAATAAATATGTCTAAAACAAAGCAAGATCTAACAGCTGCAAAATCATTTAATGTCGAAAAATTTACTGAACAGGTTGTGAAAGGCGCTATTGTAGGTAGTATTAGTACAACAGCTACTTTCTTTGGCATTGACAAGCCATTAGCACATGCGACTAAAGCTGCTGCAGAAAAAAATTACTTTCACTTTCCTAATCCAAAAAATTTTCTACTGTCTTGGAATAATAGTCTTTATGTAAATGCCTATCGGGCTACTTGGCAGCATCCTGTTAAAGGATATTCAATGGCTCTCTTTAATTCTTGTATGAAAAATATTGTTCTTTTTCCAACAAAATATGTGACTGAGAAAGTAATCTATACCTTAACTTCTAGTGAAGAGGCAGCAAAAAACTATTCTGGATTTTTAGCAGGTATGTTTACTGTTTATGGTACAACACCTATCTCTGTCTTAAAAACAAGAATGATGACCAACGTACCGCTTAAAGACTTGAGCATAAACCGGTTAATGTCAGGCGTAAATGCCATTGCCTTACGAGATGGCATTCAATATGGCATTTATTTTAATACTCTAGAATTATTTAAAGAAAAAATGGGCGATAATTTTCTTGCTGCAGGAGCCGCAGGAATTCTTGGGTATACGCTTAGTAATCCTCTGAGTGTCATTGGTCTTAACCAAAAAACATCAATAGAGCCACTTAATATTGCTGACATGGGTAAGAAAATTTATAAGGCCAATGGTGTAAAAGGCTTTTATCCCTTAATTGCCTTATCTGCTTTTGGCATGTTTGCTCGTGGTGTAGCCATTAGTAAAGGCCTTGAATTGTATGATTCTATCACTGAAAGTCAGGCTCAAAGTAACAAAGCCAGGTAAGCAACACGCCGCCTAACCCAACGATTGTTTGTTGGGCGGCCTTCATTTAGCCCTACCTTCCATAAATACCTTAATTGGTAAGGTTAAGCTTTATATATCATCAGCATATGTAATTATTCGATTAAGATGCTCTGATAATAATTGACGAACTCTTATCTGCTTATAAATCTCTTCTATCATTTTTTTAGCGCAAGTGTGCACAACTTGATTTAAAGCATCCCAAGAATCTTCGTGTTCACCCCTACAGACTGCTTGTGCTCTTTCCATCATGATTTGCAGTTCTTTAGGCAAGTGATTAATTGCCCAGGCGGCTGCTTTAAGTTTAGAGCGCATGGCATCTGTTGCCAGCGTGCTCCAAATTCGTGCGAGCGTTAACAACACGTTGCATGTATCTGTTGCAATAGTTGCCATTAACTCTTCAATCGAATCAATTGAAGCTAATATAAAATCTTTATAAGGAACGCGACTAAGTAGCTGTTGAGGGCTTGGACCAAAAAGAGGTTGGCTGGCTAGTAAAACTTGCGTAATAAGCAAGGCTAAATCAGGAAGCGCTTTGGTTGCCCAAGGTTCAATATTACCTTGTTCAAAAGGCACGCGCAGCCACTCCCCATATTGAAAATCAAATTTGGGTGGATAATGCCAAGGATTTATTTCCGATTTAACAGCAATCGACATTTCAATAGGGCGCTTTAAACTTTTTTTATAAATGCCTGAGATTTGTAGTAAGTGCGTAACGAGCTGCTTTTTTTCTTGCGTATTAGTTGGGCGGTTCACAACAACGAATAAATCAATATCACTGTATTTTTGCAACCCACCAACAATAGCAGAGCCATACAAATATACGCCTAGTAGACTGTTTCCTAATACTTCTTGCAGTAGATTAAGACAGGCAGCAAGTTGGTGTTCTGAGTTTTTTTCTAATTTAAATTTCATAACCTGCAATTCATTGGTTATTTTCCATTCTTTATGAATATATAATTCTTTAAATGCCTATAAAATAGCTTCTAACTTTTTTATAATCGCCCAACATGGTTGGTAGGATAACTTATGAACACATTTTTAGTCACGAAAAAAAAGCTAGCTCTCTGCCTTGCTGCACTAACATTAACTCTGCCTGCGCAGGCGATTACCACTGCTGACTATGCAAAATTATTTAAAGGGTATGATGCTTGTTTTATTCTATACAATGTAAATGACCATAAAATCATCAGCGAATACAATCCCAATAATCGGTGCAATCAACGCCTTGCTCCCGACTCTACCTTTAAAATCGCCTTATCATTAATGGCGTTTAACCAAGGCACGATTAATCAAAACACAGAATTTAAGTGGGATGGACATAAAGGGGTGCTACCTGAACATGACCGTAATCAAACACCAGCCAGCTGGTTAAAATATTCAGTCCTTTGGGTTTCACAACAAATTACACCGCAATTAGGTGAGGCGCGTATTAAGCATTATTTAGCTGGATTTGCTTACGGTAATCAAGATTTTTCTGGCGATAAAAATAAACACAACGGCCTTACCCATGCCTGGCTTTCAAGTAGCCTTAAACTATCTGGCTTTGAGCAATTGAATTTTTTAAAGGCTATGTTAACTAACGAATTACCAGTTAATGCCAATGCTGTTAAATACACGAAAGAAAATTTGTACTTAGGCAAACTTGCTAATGGCGCTGATTATTATGGCAAAACTGGTTCAGGCAGACATGGTCGTAACGAAAGATACGCACATCCTAGTCAATTACGCGATGGTTGGTTCGTTGGTTTTATCGAGCAGGGTAAACAACAATATATTTTTGTAAGTAATCTTACCGATAAACAAGTGCAAGCGACAATTGATCCAGCCGATGGCAGTTTAAAGCCTTTTGGAAGTCAGTTGTTAAAACCTATTACTATGAACATATTAAATACACTCCTTAAGCCTAAGGTTTAAACTTAATCTAATAAATTTACTTTATTGTATATACTAAGTATAATTATATTAAGTATATACTTTTTGAGAAAAATATGTCTATTGTGACTTTAACTAAATGGGGAAATTCCATTGGTGTTCGTATACCATCAGCTATTCTTAAAGAAGCTCATTTAAATCCCGGCGAAGAATTAGAGATTACAGCAGATGAAAAGGGTGTGCTGACCCTAATTCCCATAAAAAACCAGCAAGAAAACTGGCTAGAGCAATTTAATGCTGCTGCAGATTCAGGTAATGAAAAAACCGCTATTAATATAGTTAATGACTTTGATAAAGATGAATGGACATGGTAAAACGGTTTGATGTTGTTTTGGTAAACTTAGATCCAACGATTGGCTCTGAAATAAA
Proteins encoded in this window:
- a CDS encoding aminoglycoside adenylyltransferase family protein, with the translated sequence MKFKLEKNSEHQLAACLNLLQEVLGNSLLGVYLYGSAIVGGLQKYSDIDLFVVVNRPTNTQEKKQLVTHLLQISGIYKKSLKRPIEMSIAVKSEINPWHYPPKFDFQYGEWLRVPFEQGNIEPWATKALPDLALLITQVLLASQPLFGPSPQQLLSRVPYKDFILASIDSIEELMATIATDTCNVLLTLARIWSTLATDAMRSKLKAAAWAINHLPKELQIMMERAQAVCRGEHEDSWDALNQVVHTCAKKMIEEIYKQIRVRQLLSEHLNRIITYADDI
- a CDS encoding MC/SLC25 family protein — its product is MSKTKQDLTAAKSFNVEKFTEQVVKGAIVGSISTTATFFGIDKPLAHATKAAAEKNYFHFPNPKNFLLSWNNSLYVNAYRATWQHPVKGYSMALFNSCMKNIVLFPTKYVTEKVIYTLTSSEEAAKNYSGFLAGMFTVYGTTPISVLKTRMMTNVPLKDLSINRLMSGVNAIALRDGIQYGIYFNTLELFKEKMGDNFLAAGAAGILGYTLSNPLSVIGLNQKTSIEPLNIADMGKKIYKANGVKGFYPLIALSAFGMFARGVAISKGLELYDSITESQAQSNKAR
- a CDS encoding penicillin-binding transpeptidase domain-containing protein — translated: MNTFLVTKKKLALCLAALTLTLPAQAITTADYAKLFKGYDACFILYNVNDHKIISEYNPNNRCNQRLAPDSTFKIALSLMAFNQGTINQNTEFKWDGHKGVLPEHDRNQTPASWLKYSVLWVSQQITPQLGEARIKHYLAGFAYGNQDFSGDKNKHNGLTHAWLSSSLKLSGFEQLNFLKAMLTNELPVNANAVKYTKENLYLGKLANGADYYGKTGSGRHGRNERYAHPSQLRDGWFVGFIEQGKQQYIFVSNLTDKQVQATIDPADGSLKPFGSQLLKPITMNILNTLLKPKV
- a CDS encoding AbrB/MazE/SpoVT family DNA-binding domain-containing protein, with product MSIVTLTKWGNSIGVRIPSAILKEAHLNPGEELEITADEKGVLTLIPIKNQQENWLEQFNAAADSGNEKTAINIVNDFDKDEWTW